CCGCCCTCCCTCCTGGTTTCAGAGGAGATGGCAGCCCTGAGACTGAAAAGCTTTAGTGTACTGCTGTAGCACCCTATCCTGGTTGCCAAGGAGCTGGATGggcaagctggcaggaaagcAGGCAAGGTTCGATCATCATCAAAATCAAAGTCTCTGGGGACTATATAGATTGTCACAAATTAGCAAATTCCAATGACAAGGTGTTTCTTTTGagttttttttgaccagctccagcAACCAGCACTCATCTACTGCAAAAAATTATGGGATGCTGTTGGATAGTAAAGCAGCCCACTACTGGTGGTTTGACACAGGCAATGGAGACAAAATAGGAAAGGACTTTAAATTATGGACATGAGGAATTTATGCACCTGGTTCACATGTGAACCCAGTCATTGTACCAcatttatagttagaaagtacAAGTACATTGGACATACAGTGGTGtcacccttccttccttcctacccCCAGCTTCCCATAGCCTAGGGTCAGACTCCCCTTTGTGCTTTATTTCTGTCcagtctcctccaccctcacaaTTTGCATCCTTGTCTCTCCAGTGTTCCAGCAGCTGCCTCTCTCAGAGTTCTGGTATCCAAGTCACACTCAACCTTATCTCCCCACCCTCATGTCTCCGTCTCTCCTTTGTTCATCCTCCTCCACTACTGCTTCCATTTCCTTCTACTGCTGTTTTCCACCCGGTTCAGCCCTGCTTCAGTCCACTCCCTCTTTCTTTAACCATATCTTTCTAGAACTGTCTCGTTGTTTCCCTATCAGCTCAGACTGAGGTCCATGTTGCAGGAACCTTGACAACCTATGAACCCATCTAGAAACTCAGTTTTTTGCACCGTAAGGAATGGAGGCTCAATCCATTTCTTTTATATCTGGATAGGTCCATAGCATACTAAGGCCAGATTTCTTTTGGACTACCATCGTAAGTAGCTGTTGGTCTCAAATTGAGCAAATAGTGTCTGTTTGCCCAGCaacagatgctttttttttttgcagcagaaATTTTGTACTTGCCTCTCAAACCAGGTTAACTCTTTATCTGTGTCACAGGGATCGCTGCTCACCTTTAGGGGTGCTTGCTTCTGGCGATTAGCTCTTTCAGCCTGACTCCCTCTGCTCGCAGTTCCCCAGCCTTTTGTCTCACTCTGTTGCCCTGTGGCCCCTCTCTTGCCCTTCAGGAGCTGCAGCACCTCATTTTCTTGTCTTaaccctctggccaagtcacaagaGTCCTCCCCTTCTGGCATACTCATGTCTTCCATGGCTCCCAGGCAGTCCTTAACTCCACtgccctgactgagccactccctcagtggctaGAACAAACGCACCTGAACAGTCTTCAAGTTCACTACCCTGATGGTGCCTCTCATTCAGTAACTGggagggagacccaggcccaccctctactctgggttccagtcctggGCCCTATCTATCTCCAGCAGCAAATGTCCAGGCAACCATAAACTTTCCTGCCATTCCCTGAGACTACTTCCTACCTTGCCTATCCCAGGCTCCCATTTTCTACCCTTTTAACCAAACCCCGTTCCTCTGGGTGCACTAAACAAATCCCTTCTTTGGGGTCCAAATCCCTTTCTCTCCCTAGTCCTAGGGAAAGGGACTGCAGCCCTTTTTCTACTACCTGCTCCCTGCCTTTATAGAAGCCGCACCTGTTCCAGCACCTGTGAGCTTCCTCTTAGAAGGGCTTTTCTCTCAGCCTGAATGTCCCCCAGTTTGCAGCCTAATTGGCCCATATGACCACCCTTAACCTATTCAGAATGAGGTGGGGGGTCACACCCCTCACAATCTGTCATGTCCAATCTTTGTATTTTCATGCATACTTGATTTACAAGCAAACCCCCTCAGTTCAAAAAAGTTGCACACATTGAGCCTGAAGAGGGCGCTTTGAGCTTTTCTTTGGGAAAAGCTCTTCCTGGTGAACAGGTACAGTTACAATGCTATGATGGTAATGAGAAAACTAGCTTGCAAACAAAATTGATTATGCAGGTGACATTAAAGAAATTTCTTCTTTTCTTCACACCTATCCTGCAtctttttaattctgttttgtcCCTTCTTCCCTCACACATACCTGGTAGAGTTTTCCCCTTTACTTTTTGTTAATATGACATAAAAGTTTCTTTGCTTCAGCTCAGGTAACCCCTAGTTTGTCTGTATGCTTGAACACAAAGGGATCATGATTAAGCTTAATCTGATTCTGTGCATGAGCTCAGCATCTTTTCCCCTCATGCTTTTTCCTACCCATTCCATTTTCACCAGGGCCCTGTGTTTTGGGTCATAACAATATCCATGTGAATTACAGATCTGTAACACCAGTCAGTTTTGGCTTTTGTTAGTAGCCCATGAAGGTGAGAAAAATGCAGTTAAGACTGAAAGACCTTTAAGCAGCCCAATGTGGTTTCATAGGAAGAACAACCAGCCCTTCTCTTGCCCCACTCTCAAATAGGACTGCAAATTGCAGTCAGCTATAGTCCTCAAATAAGAGAAGGTTGCTAAACTCAACTTCAGGGggtaaggaaggggaagagctgcTTCTGTTAGAAGTCAGACCCCTTTTTGAAATACTTCAGGCAATACTACTCTACACAAACAGCACCTTACATCTGCAATCCTGATTCTATCGTATTCACCAGACATAGGAAAAGGCTCTCATTTTTCAGTCCCTGCGTTACTGTTCTCCTCCCTTATGCATTACAAGGATGAAATCTTATCTACATTTCCCAGACTGAGCATCTGACTGAACCAAGGTCAGATAGGTCGGCAGCAGAACTGGGAGTTCAATGCCTAGTTCCTGGATCCACGCCTATGCTCTGTTCACAAAGTTACTAACTGGTCATTGCCAATCTGCTCCCCTCAATTTATGAGCAAAGGAAAGTCAATGAGGGTAGCAATTGGCCTGGAGACACATACATTTAGGGGTTTGGTGCCTCCTCCCATCATTTTATTGAGTGTCTCAGGCACACTGATGGAGTTTATATTCTACTCCACTATGTGATAGGGAACAGAAACAGATGCACTGATTTGTGCAAGGTCACAAGTCCACAGCAGAACCAGGAATTCAGCCCACATTTTGTGGTCTAAGCCCAGatcctgaacccagctccatTCTTCTTCTCATGCTTTGCCCCTCAGACACCCAAaggctggggtcagggaaagagaaggggaagaCAGGCTGCTATAGCTGCATCTCTCCAATATCAATAACTGAGCCCCTTCGGTTATTTCCTCACAATGATTACCAGCCAACACTGCTTCTTGCGAGATCTCCTTGTATGCTGCACAGCCCAACCAGGCCAACCTCTTGCAGAGAGTGTGTATGGAAGAGCAACATGCAGTCATCATTAGTGGTCCCAGGGTGTAGCAGAGACAGGAGGCCCCCAGGTCAGTGTCTTGGGTCTTCGTTGAAGCCCCTTTCCCCAAAGATCTGAATAATTTCCCCCACTGAAGGTCTGGTGGCCCTTAAGTTTAGCTCCTTTTGGAGCAGGCAGGGCTATTACCCTTAATAAGGTGAATAAGAGGGAATTCTGTCAAGTTTAAAAGGTTCAGTTCCTAGCCTCTGATTTGTGCTTTACTCTTTCCCTCCCATTCCTGAATAAGGAACCATCTGGCCCCTTAGAGTAGAATTGGTTTCAAAACCAGCATGTCATGTCAAGGGCCCCCAGCACAAGCTAACTGGCAGTGTTTTCCTTCTAGATTAGAACAGTGTAAATGTTATTACCTGTCAAAACcagtattgtttttatttgttttactgtaGCATTTCTAAGCCCCAACCCAGGTCAGGACATCTTTGCGCTACACATTTCACACCTAACcttggttttaaaaacaaatactctCCTTCTTTAGCAGGAAATCTTTGCAAAATGTCTTTATCTCCCTAAGCCAGTAATAGTATTCCATGCAGCCGTAGAAGTTATTACCACACAAACCCAAGGTTTTGCTCTTCAAATGATCAACTTACAATTAACATTGTTGTCAGTGGAAGAGCATGTGACTTACCAGACAAAACCAAATGAAggcttttaaaaaggaatttgttaaataatcatttatttaaaaactttaaaaatacaaaaaataagtATCTGCTTGCTTTCCTGGCATTTTAGATGGATAAAAGATTCACTAAACTCAGTTCACTTTCACCTAACACACTGTCTCTTTTCAAGCTACTCCCTTTATTTGTAGCTTTCATCCTCACCGAAAAGCTGTACAGATCATCTTCTGCAATACCATCAAAGAAAAAATCCTCATTAAAGATGGGGTTTCTGCTTCTTTTTATAACAGTGCTTCTCTGCTTCTGAATTTTCCCTGGCACAAGGGAGAAGGTGATGCTGCAGTTTATACTTTTAGGCTCCACAGATGCATCATATAAACCCTCTGCACTGATCAGACGGAGTCTCAGCCTTCTGTTGTCTGAACAATACTCAGCTGACAGTCTCAACAATCCTCCTCTGTCCAGTAGCACTGTGCTCTCCCCAACAAGCCTCTCTCGGCCACAAGTAAGGTCCAGTGGGAAAATAGTGGAATGTGACAGGTTAAAGCTTCGCGTATGGAAGGACTCAACTAGCCCCTCTGAAGACCTCCTGGTTGCATTGGGGCTGTTATCATTGGAGCTGCTCTCATCTGTTGATAAGGAGTTGTTCCTTACCATGCTGGATTTGTTTCTTGCTCTCAGTGCCCTGCCAAGCAGCCTCTCTTGGCTCCGAGCTTTGAACAATGGGCAGGATCTGGGAGGAGATCTACTCAGCAGTGGGGAGCTGAAAGGAGACGAGTCAGTCGAAGAGGTAGTATCACTGTCCCCAGTGCCTTGCCTGTGCAGGAGTGGATGCTTACAAGGCACTCTGGCAGAGGCAGAGCTAATAGCAATGAGGCTGGAAGCTGCCCCTCTGCCAGCGTAGGTATTGGCTCTGGATCGAGGCAGCATCAAGCTGGATAGAGAGCTGCTGCATGGGTCATTGTGGAAGATGGACTCCTTCCTCCTGGTGTGGGGACTCTCCAGCAAGGTGCAGAAGCCATAGGAGGTCTGGGCTTTGGGGAAATGgggcagggaaagcgctgcctgTGACTGCGGGTCTGAGTTGGAGCCATCCTCATCCAGGGCTGAAGTCTCCTCAGCGCTTTCTATCTGGATGAGATGTGGCAAGAATGGGCTGGGGCCACAATCTCCTGTGCCAGGAGGATGTAGATTGGGCTCTGCCAGGCAGCGGTCATGCGGAGAGGAAATGGTCAGTCTGGGTGGGATGCAGAACTCTGGGATCCTGTCTGGGGTTAAAATGTTGGGGAAAGTAGTGGCCCCTACCCGGGCTTTCTCTGGCACCATCTgaccaggctgcagccccaggaAGGAAGGACTCAGTGGGTTGCTGTTTCCAGGTGATGCTTTCATCTTCTCCAGGAACCACATCACTACAGCTGGATACAGAGAGGGAAAGGTCCCTGCAGCAGAGCTCAAGTTCACCTGCAAACAGAAGCAGAAGCATATGAACATCTTCTGACCAGCTGCAGCTAAGCAAAGCCCTGCCTGCATGCTGAGTCCCTTTCTATCCTGCAGCACTACTAACAACCTAGTAGGATAAGATAAAGTTGTCTTATCATAGCAAGATCTCCCCCCACCTCAGCCTCTTATGGCAAAGAATAAAACTAACTTCTTTAGGACACTGTTTAAATTCTGTAGTAACCTGTTAATCTAAGAACTGAAAGCATTTAGCTAATACTCAGATCCATGCTCTGTGGAAATTTCTCT
This sequence is a window from Gopherus evgoodei ecotype Sinaloan lineage chromosome 10, rGopEvg1_v1.p, whole genome shotgun sequence. Protein-coding genes within it:
- the LOC115658892 gene encoding C2 calcium-dependent domain-containing protein 4C-like; amino-acid sequence: MWFLEKMKASPGNSNPLSPSFLGLQPGQMVPEKARVGATTFPNILTPDRIPEFCIPPRLTISSPHDRCLAEPNLHPPGTGDCGPSPFLPHLIQIESAEETSALDEDGSNSDPQSQAALSLPHFPKAQTSYGFCTLLESPHTRRKESIFHNDPCSSSLSSLMLPRSRANTYAGRGAASSLIAISSASARVPCKHPLLHRQGTGDSDTTSSTDSSPFSSPLLSRSPPRSCPLFKARSQERLLGRALRARNKSSMVRNNSLSTDESSSNDNSPNATRRSSEGLVESFHTRSFNLSHSTIFPLDLTCGRERLVGESTVLLDRGGLLRLSAEYCSDNRRLRLRLISAEGLYDASVEPKSINCSITFSLVPGKIQKQRSTVIKRSRNPIFNEDFFFDGIAEDDLYSFSVRMKATNKGSSLKRDSVLGESELSLVNLLSI